From one Primulina tabacum isolate GXHZ01 unplaced genomic scaffold, ASM2559414v2 Contig540, whole genome shotgun sequence genomic stretch:
- the LOC142534481 gene encoding la-related protein 1C-like → MATASDSSASVQSVNSVIDRHSRLASPCSCSSISDQKHVLPSEIFLNQLIAPPASFLAEDGQAEGSENVGVTKKCVWNNPANGVAPQVGALMGTASWPDFSKSARASTKASSSSTDSLEELSHEPIILSQGTSVDSWSSQEVATNSASNHESPIRQCSPELGGDRTSHRNITANGSFSQAPNSHSSVVEASPFKPVKSSISSGVSPRDNTRWDVGQRGGSHSGHEPHHPRGPFRRNNSGPQLQGNGSSNHGHGSKRYQERWIDDWSYNHQSFGSRVNLAPQQSVASRPFIRGPVSSAPFIPPPPLWVRGPMVPQYASSFTYFALGPHPGSPGHMPMFPYAPMSSPIPDPHLPSKIVKQIDYYFCDDNLVKDTYLRQKMDVDGWVPINLIASFKKIRELTDNVQLILDALRASNVVEIQGEKVRRKGNWRNG, encoded by the exons ATGGCTACTGCTTCTGACTCCTCCGCCTCTGTTCAATCTGTAAATTCTGTTATTGATCGCCATTCACGGCTCGCGTCGCCTTGTTCATGTTCGAGTATCTCTGATCAGAAGCACGTTTTGCCTTCTGAAATTTTCCTAAACCAATTAATCGCACCACCTGCTAGTTTCTTGGCCGAGGATGGTCAGGCTGAGGGAAGTGAGAATGTTGGTGTAACCAAGAAGTGTGTTTGGAACAATCCTGCTAATGGTGTTGCTCCGCAGGTTGGTGCTTTGATGGGGACAGCATCTTGGCCTGATTTCTCCAAATCAGCTCGTGCTTCCACGAAGGCTTCTTCGAGTTCGACTGATTCTCTTGAAGAACTCTCTCACGAACCAATCATTCTGTCACAG GGGACGTCAGTTGACTCTTGGTCTTCACAGGAAGTAGCAACAAATTCAGCTTCGAACCATGAATCTCCTATCCGCCAGTGTTCTCCGGAGCTAGGTGGTGACAGGACAAGTCACAGAAACATAACAGCCAACGGCAGCTTTTCTCAAGCACCAAATTCACACAGTTCTGTGGTTGAAGCGTCTCCTTTTAAGCCAGTGAAGTCCAGCATCTCTTCGGGGGTATCTCCTAGGGACAACACACGTTGGGATGTTGGACAGAGAGGAGGATCTCACAGTGGGCATGAGCCACACCATCCGCGTGGTCCTTTTAGAAGGAACAACAGTGGACCGCAACTTCAAGGGAATGGTTCTTCTAATCATGGCCATGGTAGCAAACGATACCAGGAACGTTGGATTGATGATTGGAGCTATAACCATCAATCTTTTGGCAGCAGAGTAAACCTTGCACCCCAGCAGAGTGTCGCCTCTCGGCCCTTCATACGTGGTCCAGTTTCAAGTGCTCCTTTTATTCCTCCACCTCCCCTGTGGGTGCGCGGCCCTATGGTCCCCCAGT ATGCTTCATCTTTTACGTATTTTGCTCTTGGACCCCACCCAGGTTCACCCGGGCACATGCCTATGTTTCCATATGCACCAATGTCGTCTCCCATACCTGATCCTCACTTGCCTTCCAAAATTGTGAAAcagatagattattatttttg TGATGATAATTTGGTGAAGGACACATATTTGCGCCAGAAAATGGATGTGGATGGATGGGTTCCCATAAACTTAATAGCAAGCTTTAAGAAA ATTAGGGAGCTGACAGACAATGTCCAACTTATATTGGATGCTTTGCGAGCTTCGAATGTGGTGGAAATACAG GGAGAAAAGGTGAGGAGGAAGGGTAATTGGAGAAATGGATAA